From a single Sporosarcina oncorhynchi genomic region:
- a CDS encoding vWA domain-containing protein produces MKNHSVLNTDLFDRRRFGELFDMSEKLQQIEHEAVLPLMEALLCDVWACLYKMKPEIRTDDTHAALQMHRMLLRNIIEHESYSEFHCITRLNDLAAIVGTIKIGELINKYFVAQLEQRLDLCPLLHVVKSTQDDFIKSVEEVSGLGLSDGIEFEQSIMDYEENFIENLTEVMLETKQIYVNVKSLLGGLRAGKGDADLTKVPLRDQITLAEKLAADKQLRDIAEWAGRFKQIARKKQKNQQSESVERRGIAIGSNLELLLPYELGLLTHPISKVDFLRRFIEVQTMQYNQLGQEVLGKGPIILCLDQSSSMSSFDSQSKGFALALMTLARKQHRDFCLLTFSKQTKVFTYAKGKIKTSEMLMLARTYLNGGTDFTIALQEALEIIKLSRFKKADIIFITDGEDEVDEQFLTLFNKKKSESSFQVLSLILTDESKTVEAFSDRVIKIVDFEDDGSFTAFEV; encoded by the coding sequence ATGAAGAATCATTCGGTTTTAAATACGGATTTATTTGACAGAAGGCGATTTGGTGAACTGTTTGATATGTCGGAAAAGCTTCAGCAGATTGAACATGAAGCGGTGCTGCCATTAATGGAAGCACTTCTTTGTGACGTATGGGCTTGCCTATATAAAATGAAACCGGAAATCAGGACAGACGATACACATGCAGCATTACAAATGCATCGTATGCTTTTACGAAACATTATTGAACATGAATCCTATAGTGAATTTCACTGCATCACTCGGCTGAATGATTTAGCGGCCATCGTTGGTACGATAAAGATTGGAGAGCTGATCAACAAGTACTTTGTTGCACAATTGGAGCAGCGGTTGGATTTGTGTCCCTTATTACACGTTGTAAAATCAACGCAAGATGATTTCATAAAATCTGTGGAAGAAGTTAGTGGCTTAGGATTGAGTGACGGAATAGAGTTTGAACAATCCATTATGGATTATGAAGAAAACTTCATAGAGAATTTGACAGAAGTCATGCTTGAAACAAAACAAATCTACGTTAATGTAAAGTCCTTACTGGGCGGTTTGAGAGCGGGGAAAGGTGACGCGGATTTAACAAAAGTTCCTTTACGTGATCAAATTACGTTAGCCGAGAAACTTGCCGCAGATAAGCAGCTGAGAGATATCGCGGAATGGGCTGGCCGATTCAAGCAGATTGCCCGTAAAAAGCAAAAAAACCAACAGAGCGAATCAGTCGAAAGAAGAGGGATTGCAATCGGAAGCAACCTTGAACTATTGCTACCGTATGAATTAGGGTTACTTACACACCCGATTTCGAAAGTAGATTTTTTACGACGTTTCATAGAAGTGCAAACGATGCAATATAATCAGCTGGGACAGGAAGTGTTGGGGAAAGGTCCTATTATCCTTTGCCTTGATCAATCATCAAGCATGAGTAGCTTTGACAGCCAATCGAAAGGATTTGCTCTAGCTCTTATGACTCTCGCAAGAAAACAGCACCGTGATTTTTGTCTACTTACATTCTCCAAACAGACAAAGGTTTTTACATATGCAAAAGGTAAAATTAAAACGTCAGAAATGCTAATGCTTGCACGCACCTATTTAAATGGAGGAACAGACTTTACAATCGCTTTGCAAGAAGCGTTGGAAATTATCAAATTAAGCCGCTTTAAAAAAGCCGATATTATCTTTATAACAGACGGAGAAGATGAAGTGGATGAACAGTTTTTGACTTTATTCAACAAGAAAAAGAGCGAGTCGAGTTTCCAGGTTCTATCTTTAATCCTTACCGATGAATCTAAAACTGTAGAGGCTTTCTCGGATAGGGTTATCAAAATTGTCGACTTTGAGGATGACGGAAGTTTTACTGCCTTTGAGGTGTAA
- a CDS encoding aldehyde dehydrogenase: MIGFQHNFYFTGTTKELSFRVEMLERLKNAIKEKENEIHEALLKDLGKSAFESYVTEVGFVQSSISYMIKNLESWMEPEEVKTPLHLQPAKSFIVSEPYGSVLIIGPFNYPFQLVMDPLVGAITAGNCAIVKPSEAAPHTASVIKSILTEIYPPDYVRVVEGGIEETSALIHAPFDYIFFTGSAKVGKVVMKAASERLTPITLELGGKSPAIVDQTANLRIAAERIVWGKFVNNGQTCVAPDYALVHEDVKKQFMKEMVSVIKEFYGNDIAKSPDYGRLIHDKHFDRLAKMLNMEKNHVYFGGEVNREDLYMSPTLLDGVSWNSPSMEEEIFGPILPVIGYQNLGEAIHQIRKLPKPLAAYLFTENDMAQRYFLENLSFGGGCINDTISHVANIHLPFGGVGNSGMNAYHGKASFDLFSHKKSVMKKNTKIPMRIAFPPYGNKLSLIKKLLK; encoded by the coding sequence ATGATTGGCTTTCAACATAATTTCTACTTTACCGGTACAACGAAAGAATTATCTTTCAGAGTGGAAATGCTTGAACGTTTGAAAAACGCTATAAAAGAGAAAGAGAATGAAATACATGAAGCACTATTAAAAGATTTAGGAAAAAGTGCTTTCGAATCGTATGTAACAGAAGTCGGTTTCGTCCAATCGAGCATTAGTTATATGATTAAAAATCTGGAAAGCTGGATGGAGCCAGAAGAAGTGAAAACACCTTTACACCTTCAGCCAGCCAAAAGTTTTATTGTCAGTGAGCCTTATGGTTCCGTATTAATCATCGGTCCTTTCAATTATCCATTCCAACTGGTGATGGATCCTTTGGTTGGCGCAATAACGGCAGGGAATTGTGCCATTGTAAAACCGTCTGAAGCCGCACCGCATACAGCATCGGTCATTAAAAGTATATTAACGGAGATTTATCCGCCAGATTACGTTCGTGTTGTCGAAGGTGGCATCGAAGAAACGTCCGCACTTATTCATGCGCCATTCGATTACATCTTTTTTACAGGTAGTGCAAAAGTCGGTAAAGTCGTCATGAAAGCTGCCTCAGAACGTCTGACGCCGATCACTTTGGAATTGGGCGGCAAAAGTCCTGCTATCGTCGATCAGACTGCCAATTTACGTATTGCAGCGGAACGTATCGTGTGGGGGAAATTTGTCAATAACGGACAGACCTGCGTTGCGCCGGATTATGCATTAGTCCATGAAGATGTAAAAAAACAGTTTATGAAAGAAATGGTTAGTGTTATTAAAGAATTTTACGGTAACGACATTGCGAAAAGCCCGGATTATGGCAGACTCATTCATGACAAGCATTTCGATCGATTAGCCAAAATGCTGAACATGGAAAAAAACCATGTGTATTTTGGTGGTGAAGTCAATCGGGAAGACCTCTATATGAGCCCGACCCTATTAGACGGTGTGTCGTGGAACAGCCCATCAATGGAGGAAGAAATTTTCGGTCCGATTCTACCTGTCATCGGCTATCAGAATCTTGGTGAAGCGATTCATCAGATCCGCAAACTACCCAAACCGTTAGCAGCCTATCTATTTACAGAAAATGATATGGCGCAAAGATATTTCCTTGAAAACCTTTCCTTTGGAGGCGGCTGCATAAATGATACGATTTCGCACGTAGCAAATATCCACTTACCGTTCGGTGGGGTTGGAAATTCAGGCATGAATGCATACCATGGAAAAGCGAGTTTCGATTTATTCTCCCATAAGAAATCGGTCATGAAGAAAAACACGAAAATACCTATGCGTATTGCATTCCCGCCTTATGGGAATAAACTTTCGTTGATTAAAAAGCTATTAAAATGA
- a CDS encoding two-component system sensor histidine kinase NtrB, which produces MKTIKSLLTRTRFLAITSAILVLILLIITIWHGYSLYLISIQALLFILCFTLIFFSVRVDDMILSCFLNFKKNKQKGYLDLFFEHSQDAIAVFTPSNEIIAVNPAFTQLYLYNEDECIGKSIHFYDPTEKEQVIERQKHLLEGKHFNNIRTKEMRKDGTLFFADTTLTPIFNENKEVIAISVIIRNITERIEAERIKFDSIKMNAFGELAASVAHEVRNPLTSVSGFIQLMNIDSENPYRVYTEIMENEIERINLIVNEFLILSKPHLKTHTELNLEDILFEVVELFSEDLIEQKITCDVYLAEYVSTISGNAVSLKQLFINLMKNALDAVEKNGAISFTVSLVNNRVSVTIRDSGTGISHAIANQIFTPFFSTKKGASGLGLVITKKIVLDHLGQIELNNRVMDATEFIVTFPRTSINEIPTIAAPMEIA; this is translated from the coding sequence ATGAAAACAATAAAATCCTTACTTACACGAACTAGATTTCTAGCCATCACTTCTGCTATTTTAGTTTTAATCCTTTTAATCATAACGATTTGGCATGGTTATTCACTTTATTTAATCTCTATACAAGCCTTGTTATTCATTTTATGTTTTACGCTAATATTTTTCTCAGTCAGAGTTGACGATATGATACTTTCTTGCTTCTTAAATTTTAAAAAGAACAAGCAGAAAGGTTATTTAGACCTCTTTTTCGAACATTCACAAGATGCAATTGCAGTTTTCACTCCTAGTAACGAAATTATCGCAGTAAACCCTGCATTCACCCAATTATATCTTTATAACGAAGACGAGTGCATTGGTAAATCCATTCATTTTTATGATCCAACTGAAAAGGAGCAAGTGATTGAACGACAAAAACATCTATTAGAAGGTAAGCATTTTAATAATATACGAACAAAAGAAATGCGCAAAGATGGAACGCTCTTTTTTGCGGATACGACGCTTACACCTATCTTTAATGAGAATAAGGAAGTCATCGCTATATCAGTGATAATCCGTAATATCACTGAACGGATTGAAGCCGAACGTATTAAATTCGATTCAATTAAAATGAATGCATTCGGTGAACTTGCCGCTTCGGTTGCACATGAAGTACGTAATCCATTGACTTCTGTTTCGGGTTTCATTCAGTTAATGAATATTGACTCCGAAAATCCTTACCGAGTGTATACCGAAATAATGGAAAATGAAATTGAACGGATCAACCTCATTGTTAATGAGTTTCTTATTTTATCGAAACCTCATTTAAAAACGCATACTGAATTGAATTTGGAGGATATTTTATTCGAAGTTGTCGAGTTATTCAGTGAAGACTTAATAGAACAAAAGATTACTTGTGACGTTTATCTTGCAGAATATGTTTCAACCATATCAGGTAACGCCGTCAGTCTTAAACAGCTATTTATTAATCTAATGAAAAACGCATTGGACGCGGTTGAAAAGAATGGCGCTATTTCATTTACAGTTTCCCTTGTGAACAACCGTGTTTCCGTCACAATAAGAGATTCAGGAACAGGAATCTCTCATGCGATCGCAAATCAGATTTTCACACCTTTTTTCTCGACAAAGAAAGGCGCATCCGGTTTGGGACTCGTCATTACAAAGAAAATCGTGCTCGATCATTTAGGACAAATTGAATTAAATAACCGTGTAATGGACGCAACTGAATTCATCGTCACATTCCCGAGAACTTCGATAAATGAAATTCCGACAATCGCTGCGCCTATGGAAATTGCATAA
- a CDS encoding AAA family ATPase has protein sequence MEESLSKLMDIKNAVNAKFYEREKEVEALLIALLARQHILLIGPAGTAKSALAIEFAKIIDGGKYFQWLLTRFSTPEEVFGPLSLKDLEHGIYKRNTETKMPEAHLVFLDEIFKANSAILNSLLTIINERLFYNGGTPTKVPLISVIGASNEYPEEGEGLEALFDRFLFRYEVDYIENENNFLSMLKNEGTISSQLSLKIDELTELQALADNVIVSDEVYTALARIRKDLRDEGIRPSDRRFKQSIRILQARALINKRGAVKVDDLVILENVLWELTDERGTTSVIVRRHAMDYVIRKLDSIQSEAIEVFNIVLGDQSEEAGMEGAQKMKSLITDLTKFSENNPDRASEIDRMLVKVKAMQEEVLTYLMEPLYSDGPAKLRKMRKEASSFYYNS, from the coding sequence ATGGAGGAAAGTCTTTCAAAATTAATGGATATTAAAAATGCGGTGAATGCGAAATTTTATGAACGTGAAAAAGAAGTAGAGGCGCTTTTAATTGCGCTGCTTGCTCGTCAACATATACTGCTTATCGGTCCGGCGGGAACAGCTAAATCCGCATTGGCGATTGAGTTTGCGAAAATAATTGATGGTGGAAAGTACTTTCAGTGGTTGCTTACAAGGTTTAGCACCCCAGAAGAAGTATTTGGTCCATTATCGTTAAAAGACTTAGAACATGGTATTTACAAACGAAATACGGAAACGAAAATGCCAGAAGCACATCTTGTCTTTCTCGATGAAATCTTCAAAGCGAACAGCGCGATTTTAAATAGTCTGCTAACAATTATTAATGAAAGGTTATTTTATAATGGCGGCACACCTACAAAGGTTCCTCTTATATCTGTGATAGGAGCATCAAATGAATACCCGGAAGAAGGAGAAGGGCTTGAAGCACTCTTCGACCGATTTCTTTTCAGGTATGAAGTGGACTATATCGAGAATGAAAACAACTTTCTTTCGATGTTAAAAAATGAGGGTACTATTTCCTCTCAACTTTCCTTGAAAATTGATGAATTGACTGAACTTCAGGCGTTGGCTGACAACGTAATCGTTTCTGACGAAGTTTACACAGCGCTAGCCAGAATTCGAAAAGACCTCCGTGATGAAGGGATAAGGCCTTCAGATCGTCGATTTAAACAGTCGATACGCATTTTACAGGCGCGAGCATTGATTAACAAGCGAGGTGCTGTGAAGGTGGATGATCTCGTCATTCTCGAAAATGTTTTGTGGGAACTAACAGATGAGAGAGGTACGACGTCGGTCATTGTTCGCAGACATGCAATGGATTATGTTATCCGCAAACTCGATTCGATACAATCGGAGGCAATTGAAGTGTTTAATATCGTTCTTGGCGATCAGTCCGAAGAAGCAGGGATGGAAGGCGCTCAGAAGATGAAATCGTTAATCACCGATTTGACTAAGTTCAGTGAGAATAATCCAGATAGAGCTTCAGAAATCGACCGAATGCTTGTAAAAGTGAAAGCGATGCAAGAAGAAGTGCTGACGTATCTAATGGAACCATTGTATTCTGACGGGCCAGCAAAATTGCGGAAAATGAGGAAGGAAGCATCGAGCTTCTACTACAATTCATAA
- a CDS encoding M42 family metallopeptidase: MVEVKQFDEQGVVSLLKRLVETPSPSGYTERVMDVIQAELNDIGTTFKKTNKGALIATVKGKDDSRHRLLTAHVDTLGAMVKEVKSDGRLKLAMIGGFNWNAVEGEYCQIHTASGKDIRGTILMHQTTVHVYRNAGTAERNADNIEVRIDEKVKNAKETRALGIEVGDFVSFDARFETTDNGFVKSRHLDDKASTALLIDLLRNVTENNIELPNTTHFYISNNEEIGYGGNSNIPEQTVEYIAVDMGAIGDGQTSDEYTVSICAKDSSGPYHYGLTRHLTNLCETSSIPFKLDIYPYYGSDASAAIRAGFDVRHALFGPGIESSHALERTHTDSLQATAQLLYAYVTSDMMD; the protein is encoded by the coding sequence ATGGTAGAAGTGAAACAGTTTGATGAACAAGGGGTAGTCAGTTTATTGAAAAGGCTTGTTGAGACACCAAGTCCTTCAGGTTACACCGAGCGAGTGATGGACGTTATCCAGGCCGAGTTAAATGATATAGGAACGACTTTTAAGAAAACGAATAAAGGCGCCCTCATCGCAACGGTTAAAGGGAAAGATGATTCACGTCATCGACTTCTTACAGCGCATGTGGATACACTTGGTGCAATGGTGAAAGAAGTTAAGAGTGACGGAAGGCTAAAGCTAGCCATGATTGGCGGTTTCAACTGGAATGCAGTTGAAGGTGAATATTGCCAAATACATACTGCTTCAGGAAAAGATATTAGAGGTACCATACTCATGCATCAGACGACTGTGCATGTATACCGAAATGCGGGAACCGCAGAAAGAAACGCGGATAATATTGAAGTGCGTATTGATGAAAAAGTTAAAAATGCGAAGGAAACAAGAGCCCTTGGTATTGAAGTAGGCGATTTTGTTTCATTTGACGCACGATTTGAAACAACGGATAACGGTTTTGTAAAATCAAGACATTTGGATGATAAGGCTAGTACTGCTTTACTTATCGATTTATTGCGCAATGTGACGGAAAATAACATTGAGCTGCCGAATACGACGCATTTCTATATTTCAAATAATGAAGAAATCGGTTATGGCGGAAATTCCAATATTCCTGAGCAAACTGTTGAGTATATCGCAGTCGACATGGGAGCGATCGGTGATGGGCAGACGTCCGATGAGTATACCGTTTCCATTTGTGCGAAAGATTCTAGTGGTCCCTACCATTATGGATTGACTAGACATTTGACAAACCTTTGCGAGACGTCTTCGATTCCGTTTAAATTGGATATTTATCCATATTACGGATCGGATGCTTCTGCAGCAATTCGGGCAGGCTTTGACGTAAGGCATGCACTGTTCGGTCCTGGAATAGAGTCTTCACACGCGTTGGAGAGGACGCATACTGATTCCTTACAAGCAACAGCGCAATTGCTATACGCATATGTCACGTCTGACATGATGGATTGA
- a CDS encoding UDP-N-acetylmuramoyl-L-alanyl-D-glutamate--2,6-diaminopimelate ligase, with protein MKTDYLFSGLPIKRVEGILPETVTDLAVNSRTINAGGVFVCIKGFTVDGHAYAQKAVEMGARVIVASSPIDVDTEKVAIVHVDDTNRAIALLAPRYYRYPSKEMTMIGVTGTNGKTSVSNMLHSIIRHIGEKSAVTGTIGFDLDGILYETENTTNDVLTTQQLIRQAADEGCTTMTMEVSSHGLLEGRLSGTEFDIAVFTNLSHDHLDFHGSMDNYGHAKGLLFAQLGQDLERAKFGVVNADDPWGHRMKEMTSYPVITFAIKSQADFKATDIKLGVDGTSFHLLSPEGEFDVSMSLIGEFNVYNALASIAALYAKGISIEKIIGGLAIIPAAKGRMEKVETNLPLTLYVDYAHSPDAIEKAIQAVLPYKDADSKLIFVIGTGGNRDRVKRPIMAEKASIADYVILTTDDPRDEPFESILSELEAGMQHQQYACIGDRELAVRHAINIADQGDIIIFAGKGHEDFQIIGNEKFPHSDAQIALEEAEKKFRSRFIKN; from the coding sequence ATGAAAACTGATTATTTATTTTCCGGTTTGCCGATTAAACGCGTCGAAGGAATTCTCCCTGAAACAGTTACGGATCTGGCTGTCAATTCAAGAACGATTAATGCAGGTGGTGTCTTCGTCTGTATAAAGGGATTTACAGTCGATGGACATGCTTATGCGCAAAAAGCGGTGGAAATGGGGGCGAGAGTTATTGTTGCCTCCAGTCCAATAGATGTGGATACCGAGAAAGTGGCTATTGTGCATGTTGATGATACGAACAGGGCAATCGCTTTACTTGCTCCCCGTTATTACCGGTATCCATCCAAAGAAATGACGATGATCGGTGTCACAGGGACGAATGGAAAAACTAGCGTCAGCAATATGCTGCATTCAATTATCAGACATATTGGCGAAAAATCCGCTGTTACAGGTACAATCGGTTTTGACTTGGATGGCATACTTTACGAAACAGAAAATACAACGAATGATGTATTGACGACACAACAATTAATCCGGCAAGCGGCCGATGAAGGTTGTACAACGATGACAATGGAAGTCTCCTCTCATGGACTTCTTGAAGGTCGACTATCAGGTACGGAGTTCGATATTGCAGTATTTACGAATCTATCGCATGATCATTTGGATTTTCATGGGAGTATGGATAATTACGGTCATGCAAAAGGTTTGTTATTCGCCCAACTTGGACAAGATCTTGAACGGGCGAAATTCGGTGTTGTCAATGCTGATGATCCTTGGGGACACCGGATGAAAGAAATGACATCCTACCCGGTTATCACTTTCGCTATCAAGTCACAGGCTGATTTTAAAGCTACCGATATTAAGCTAGGTGTTGACGGGACTTCATTCCATCTTTTATCACCTGAAGGGGAATTTGATGTTTCGATGTCTCTGATTGGCGAGTTCAATGTGTATAATGCACTTGCTTCGATTGCAGCTCTTTACGCAAAAGGAATTTCTATTGAAAAAATCATAGGTGGACTTGCTATAATACCAGCGGCAAAAGGGCGCATGGAGAAAGTTGAAACGAACTTACCTTTGACACTGTATGTTGACTACGCTCATTCACCCGACGCAATCGAAAAAGCGATTCAAGCCGTGCTCCCTTATAAAGATGCGGACAGTAAACTAATTTTTGTCATCGGTACAGGCGGAAATCGAGATCGCGTCAAGCGACCGATCATGGCGGAAAAAGCATCAATTGCCGATTACGTCATATTAACGACGGATGATCCGAGGGACGAACCGTTTGAATCGATTCTCTCTGAACTTGAAGCAGGGATGCAACATCAACAATATGCGTGTATAGGAGATCGCGAACTTGCTGTCAGGCATGCTATAAACATTGCAGATCAGGGCGATATTATTATCTTTGCGGGCAAGGGTCATGAAGACTTCCAAATTATCGGCAATGAGAAGTTTCCACATTCAGATGCCCAAATCGCTTTAGAAGAAGCGGAAAAGAAATTTAGGTCTAGGTTCATAAAGAATTGA
- a CDS encoding DNA-3-methyladenine glycosylase family protein, with amino-acid sequence MNCKEVSSIGTLIELSFDYDFDEALQRLALDPVNAVDLHKREIRIPMDEGNIVALKGTGTKSAPAFVITGNLNEKQIEWVSKCFHFHDSLRHITEHFAESDLERLFVQYAGTPIIRNFSPYGTLMRNIIHQQLNVAFAHILTLRFVETFGARQEGVWRYPKPEVIAALRVEDLQNLQFSRRKAEYVIGISKEIVEGALDLTKFEWMEDAEVVNRLTKLRGIGPWTAQNFLMFGLGRPNVFPLGDIGLQNGLKKLWNMDRKPTSDEMLSRFPYWSPYLSYAALYLWKSIE; translated from the coding sequence ATGAATTGTAAAGAGGTGAGTTCTATCGGTACTTTGATTGAATTATCTTTTGATTATGATTTCGACGAGGCGCTACAACGACTGGCATTAGATCCTGTAAATGCGGTTGATTTGCATAAACGAGAAATTCGTATTCCGATGGATGAAGGGAATATTGTCGCGCTAAAAGGAACAGGCACGAAAAGTGCTCCTGCTTTTGTCATTACGGGAAACCTGAATGAAAAGCAGATTGAGTGGGTAAGTAAGTGTTTTCACTTTCACGATTCATTGCGTCATATAACTGAACATTTCGCAGAGAGTGATCTGGAAAGACTTTTTGTACAGTATGCTGGAACACCAATTATCCGAAATTTCTCCCCATATGGTACACTTATGCGAAACATTATCCATCAACAATTGAATGTTGCATTTGCACATATACTGACATTGCGTTTCGTTGAAACGTTCGGAGCCCGACAAGAGGGTGTATGGCGATACCCGAAACCAGAAGTAATTGCAGCATTGCGGGTAGAAGATTTACAAAATCTTCAATTTAGTAGAAGGAAAGCTGAATATGTAATCGGTATATCGAAGGAAATTGTCGAAGGGGCACTTGATCTAACAAAGTTTGAGTGGATGGAAGATGCAGAGGTTGTTAACCGATTGACGAAACTGCGTGGGATTGGACCATGGACTGCGCAGAACTTTCTCATGTTTGGTCTTGGTCGCCCCAATGTGTTTCCATTGGGAGACATTGGTTTACAAAATGGGTTAAAGAAATTATGGAATATGGACAGAAAACCGACTTCGGATGAGATGCTTTCCCGCTTTCCGTACTGGTCACCTTACTTGAGTTATGCTGCGCTTTACTTATGGAAAAGTATTGAATGA
- a CDS encoding peptide chain release factor 3, whose product MQKPIHEEIASRRTFAIISHPDAGKTTMTEKLLYFGGAIRDAGTVKGKKSGKYATSDWMEIEKQRGISVTSSVLQFDYDDKRVNILDTPGHEDFSEDTYRTLMAVDAAVMMVDSAKGIEPQTIKLFKVCRMRGIPIFTFMNKMDRQGKEPLELMEELEEVLGIQSYAMNYPIGMGKEFIGVYDRFNKRVEQARVEGESHFLPINEEGELAVEHPMTQTSYYKQAVEDVLLLNEAGNEFDVERVAKGELTPVFFGSALTNFGVQTFLETFLQFAPPPQPRLTKNADLINPQSEEFSGFIFKIQANMNPAHRDRIAFVRIVSGVFERGMTVTVPRISKTVKLSQTTQFLADDRETVNEAVAGDIIGLYDTGNYQIGDTVVGGKSNFQFEALPQFTPELFVRVTAKNVMKSKHFHKGILQLVQEGAIQYYKTLHTEEVLLGAVGQLQFEVFEHRMKNEYNVEVIMEHIGSKVARWIENEEDVKESMTGQRSMLVKDRYDNLVFLFENDFALRWFGDKYPDIKLYNLL is encoded by the coding sequence ATGCAAAAACCTATACATGAAGAAATCGCTTCGCGACGTACGTTCGCGATTATCTCTCATCCGGATGCCGGTAAAACAACAATGACTGAAAAACTGTTGTATTTTGGCGGAGCTATCCGTGATGCGGGAACAGTAAAAGGGAAGAAGTCTGGTAAATACGCAACATCGGATTGGATGGAAATTGAAAAACAACGTGGGATTTCTGTCACTTCATCAGTCCTTCAGTTTGATTATGATGATAAAAGGGTGAATATCCTTGATACGCCTGGGCATGAAGACTTCAGTGAAGACACATACAGGACGTTGATGGCAGTCGATGCTGCCGTTATGATGGTCGATTCCGCCAAGGGGATTGAGCCCCAGACAATCAAGTTATTTAAAGTATGTCGCATGCGGGGCATACCGATTTTTACATTTATGAACAAAATGGATAGACAAGGAAAAGAGCCTTTGGAATTGATGGAAGAGCTTGAGGAAGTCCTTGGCATACAGTCGTACGCGATGAACTATCCAATTGGAATGGGAAAAGAATTTATCGGTGTCTATGACCGTTTTAACAAACGAGTTGAGCAGGCGCGTGTCGAAGGGGAGAGCCATTTCCTTCCGATAAACGAAGAAGGGGAACTTGCAGTCGAGCATCCGATGACTCAAACCTCTTATTATAAACAAGCTGTTGAAGACGTATTGCTTTTAAATGAAGCTGGAAATGAATTTGATGTAGAACGTGTGGCAAAAGGAGAACTGACGCCTGTGTTTTTCGGTAGTGCGTTAACGAATTTCGGTGTGCAGACGTTTCTAGAGACGTTTCTGCAATTTGCCCCCCCGCCACAACCAAGATTGACAAAAAATGCAGACTTAATCAATCCGCAGTCCGAAGAGTTTTCAGGTTTCATATTTAAAATTCAAGCGAATATGAATCCTGCGCATAGAGACCGGATTGCATTCGTGCGCATCGTCTCAGGCGTATTTGAAAGAGGGATGACGGTAACAGTTCCTCGTATATCAAAAACGGTTAAACTCTCGCAGACGACACAGTTTCTTGCGGATGATCGTGAAACGGTCAATGAAGCGGTAGCTGGTGATATTATCGGATTGTATGATACGGGCAACTACCAGATTGGTGATACTGTCGTTGGTGGAAAATCGAATTTTCAATTTGAAGCATTACCACAATTTACACCTGAACTGTTTGTTCGTGTGACTGCCAAAAACGTCATGAAGTCGAAGCATTTTCATAAAGGGATATTACAATTGGTTCAAGAAGGTGCAATCCAATATTATAAAACATTACATACGGAAGAAGTATTGCTTGGGGCTGTCGGTCAACTCCAGTTCGAAGTCTTCGAACACCGTATGAAAAACGAATACAATGTCGAAGTGATCATGGAACATATCGGATCGAAAGTTGCCCGGTGGATTGAAAATGAAGAAGACGTCAAAGAATCGATGACGGGTCAGCGGTCCATGCTTGTAAAAGACCGCTACGACAACCTCGTTTTCCTCTTCGAAAACGACTTTGCGCTTCGTTGGTTCGGAGATAAGTATCCGGACATCAAACTATATAATCTTTTGTAA